The Parashewanella tropica genome window below encodes:
- the ahpF gene encoding alkyl hydroperoxide reductase subunit F: MLDTNLKNQLSTYLSNLRRPIELHVSVDSSATAKQLNEMANEIASLSSLISLKEVSGKRAIEMTVYSPETQSRMIFAGIPTGHEFTSLVLALLHSGGHPIKLDEDIIEQVRQLEGTFEFETFVSLSCQNCPDVIQALNMMSSINPNITNVMIDGAVYQDEVDNRNIMAVPSVFLNGEPFSQGRISLKEILAKLDTNSEAKAAEKINQKDEFDVLVVGGGPAGASAAIYAARKGLKTGIVADKFGGQVSETVGIENFISVKATEGPKLVANLEEHVKDYDVDIMQDQRANKLLTDNGFTLELESGASVQSKTVLLATGARWREMNVPGEQEYRGKGVAYCPHCDGPLFKGKRVAVIGGGNSGIEAAIDLAGIVEHVTVLEFDSKLRADQVLQNKAKSMGNINIITQAQTTEVLGNGTKVAGLNYTDRATGDGHHVELEGVFVQIGLVPNTEWLDSIELTNRGEVIVDNQGQTNIPGVFACGDVTNSAYKQIIIAMGSGATASLGAFDYLIRQVDVDNQAA; this comes from the coding sequence ATGTTAGATACCAATTTAAAAAACCAACTCTCCACTTATCTATCAAACTTGCGTCGCCCAATTGAGCTTCACGTCAGTGTTGATTCTTCGGCTACCGCAAAACAACTTAATGAAATGGCGAATGAAATAGCCAGTCTTTCAAGTTTGATCAGCCTTAAAGAAGTATCTGGCAAACGCGCTATAGAAATGACCGTTTACTCTCCTGAAACTCAAAGTCGAATGATCTTTGCTGGCATTCCAACAGGGCATGAATTTACGTCTTTAGTATTGGCGTTGCTTCACTCTGGTGGTCACCCAATAAAGCTAGATGAAGACATTATCGAGCAAGTTCGACAACTAGAAGGTACTTTCGAATTTGAAACCTTCGTCTCATTAAGCTGCCAAAACTGCCCTGATGTCATTCAAGCTTTGAATATGATGTCGTCTATCAACCCAAACATCACCAATGTGATGATCGATGGTGCGGTATACCAAGACGAAGTCGATAATCGCAATATTATGGCTGTACCGTCAGTATTCTTAAACGGTGAACCTTTCAGTCAAGGGCGCATTAGTCTCAAAGAAATATTAGCCAAACTCGATACAAATTCTGAGGCTAAAGCCGCAGAAAAAATTAATCAAAAAGATGAATTTGATGTGCTTGTTGTTGGCGGTGGTCCTGCTGGAGCAAGTGCTGCCATTTATGCCGCTCGCAAAGGATTAAAGACGGGTATCGTCGCCGACAAATTTGGCGGTCAAGTTAGTGAAACCGTTGGCATCGAAAACTTTATTTCAGTGAAAGCTACAGAAGGCCCTAAATTAGTAGCAAACCTAGAAGAGCACGTTAAAGATTATGACGTTGACATTATGCAAGATCAGCGAGCCAATAAACTGCTTACCGATAACGGTTTTACTCTTGAGCTTGAATCTGGTGCCAGCGTACAAAGCAAGACCGTTTTATTAGCCACGGGGGCTCGCTGGCGTGAAATGAATGTACCCGGAGAACAAGAATACCGAGGTAAAGGTGTAGCATATTGCCCTCATTGTGATGGTCCATTATTTAAAGGTAAACGTGTTGCGGTAATTGGCGGAGGAAACTCAGGTATTGAAGCCGCCATTGATTTAGCCGGTATTGTTGAGCATGTAACGGTGCTTGAGTTCGATTCAAAGCTTCGTGCCGATCAAGTACTGCAAAACAAAGCCAAGTCTATGGGCAACATCAACATTATTACCCAAGCACAAACCACTGAAGTGCTAGGGAATGGTACCAAAGTAGCGGGTCTAAACTATACGGACAGAGCCACAGGCGATGGCCATCATGTTGAGCTGGAAGGAGTTTTTGTTCAAATCGGTTTAGTGCCGAATACAGAGTGGTTAGATTCAATCGAACTTACAAATCGTGGTGAAGTCATTGTCGATAACCAAGGTCAGACTAATATTCCTGGTGTATTTGCTTGTGGCGATGTAACCAATAGCGCCTATAAACAAATTATTATTGCCATGGGCAGTGGTGCAACGGCTTCGTTAGGTGCTTTCGACTATCTGATTCGGCAGGTAGATGTTGATAATCAAGCCGCATAA
- the ahpC gene encoding alkyl hydroperoxide reductase subunit C, whose translation MSQSLINTKLKPFAATAFHNGEFVELTEQDLLGKWSVVFFYPADFTFVCPTELGDMADHYAKLQDMGVEVFAVSTDKHFTHKAWHDTSDTINKIKFPMIGDPTGAISRNFGVLVEEDGVALRGTFVANPEGEIKIAEIHDLGIGRSAQELLRKIQAAQYVATHDGEVCPAAWTPGEETLAPSLDLVGKI comes from the coding sequence ATGTCTCAATCTCTTATCAACACTAAACTAAAACCATTTGCAGCTACTGCTTTCCACAACGGTGAGTTTGTTGAGCTAACTGAACAAGATCTACTAGGCAAATGGTCTGTTGTTTTTTTCTACCCAGCTGACTTTACGTTCGTTTGCCCAACTGAGCTAGGTGATATGGCTGACCACTACGCTAAATTGCAAGATATGGGCGTTGAGGTATTCGCGGTATCGACTGATAAGCACTTCACTCACAAAGCATGGCATGACACTTCTGACACCATTAACAAAATCAAATTCCCAATGATTGGTGATCCAACGGGCGCGATTAGCCGCAACTTTGGTGTATTAGTTGAAGAAGACGGTGTTGCACTTCGCGGTACTTTTGTAGCGAACCCAGAAGGTGAAATCAAAATCGCTGAAATTCATGACTTAGGTATTGGTCGTAGCGCTCAAGAGCTTCTTCGTAAAATTCAAGCTGCACAATATGTTGCGACTCATGACGGTGAAGTTTGCCCAGCGGCATGGACTCCAGGTGAAGAAACACTTGCTCCTTCTCTAGATCTTGTTGGCAAAATCTAA
- a CDS encoding tyrosine-type recombinase/integrase — MSNNIGVKQREHNRNRHKKRIKSLAEQILNRFFPLASMLPEKDIFHINWNELIKELSHSFRSSRDIKLGFNHCVSLITKRIDEQQSDIEPPTYWISQKADTSIRSQSWVSQATAFQKLYHSWMEELSTLKSSKNMNRNCRSIVLSLICHSGCCDPKLITAFCKKLNDQLNIKHINNMPFVELTINAPGYNSNVTQDKEVLTIYNCFLSPLTLGFINKWLALKSQPENSASIAPETSKGITALIKGCDTKVQLNLASNLKGLCASALRIIERLPDVTVNQAMLEYATGTNKSYSLPSQNLSRLKTTPIKHNYSPITFHTPFAHVKFDKEKTRSLLPSKSFFNDLTTALRENGVKKLSARQLTKSLEDLQSQLTLSTAQEILLRWLIMKSKTCKPSSIRTYHSTLSRKWLYFSEKYQLEDIDNEDLLDLYQTLINNTVRRKQKDLLSDRLNDFHSFAVREFNLPLLNEPIHMGKQEKSHTSAGFVDETLFRGLLNTINNIIDLDNQEKLIIQAVLIISYRCGLRIGEVTKLRLRDIETSATGWLEIRENQYGNNKSNAALRKVPLFPLLLELEKNIVRQVLHNTRAANINRTDSALAFGIGVNKDELIDKTHLSRFTSTTLRELSGLEHFVFHHLRHSAISRLQLMIELDNPQELLPEAVPYSKTEIDRIIHLIIGGTIRNQYYAIAAFNGHGSPEVCFSHYFHFCDIILGHQLSKMKLTATQKQIKLMGLGSRRGIRQLLLSQSDNQTVSIKLFLPYLIQRLKIQDITQTSALPHNHSSGEIKLNNTKQKTVSISTCYAVLQHIHHGIEPTEVCHKFQIEQETVQKWYANAMALRQLMTKYKKPRLRFVEGSFLPAKPTEKNESKWLSKLISKSRVQFSEDRENIIQAIKYCLDNTSSSRSGVYFNSPEDLSQFISAFSFAIPKSKWRIVTLLLEHSPQKKQWSSAFSGIDTVVGKIASPKGRKGRGAVRLELKHSNEKHMIKKHQQKYSSSALLYFIHMVSIMMWNAPIQENSFIKGENK; from the coding sequence CTCATCAAGAGACATTAAATTAGGCTTTAATCACTGTGTATCACTAATAACCAAGCGAATAGATGAACAACAAAGTGATATTGAGCCACCAACATATTGGATATCACAAAAAGCAGACACATCGATACGTTCTCAGTCATGGGTGAGCCAAGCAACTGCATTTCAAAAACTATATCACAGTTGGATGGAAGAGTTGTCGACTCTCAAAAGTAGCAAAAATATGAACAGGAATTGCCGTTCTATTGTCTTATCTCTAATTTGCCACTCAGGATGTTGTGACCCAAAACTGATCACAGCTTTCTGTAAAAAACTGAATGATCAGCTCAACATAAAACACATTAACAACATGCCTTTTGTAGAGTTAACGATTAATGCTCCTGGTTACAATAGCAACGTTACCCAAGACAAAGAGGTATTAACTATTTATAACTGCTTTCTATCTCCTTTAACCTTAGGGTTTATTAATAAATGGCTAGCCCTAAAAAGTCAGCCTGAAAATAGCGCATCGATAGCTCCTGAAACATCAAAAGGAATAACTGCATTAATAAAAGGTTGTGATACAAAAGTACAGCTAAATTTAGCTTCAAATTTAAAAGGGCTTTGTGCTTCTGCACTACGAATAATTGAACGTCTACCAGATGTAACTGTTAATCAGGCGATGTTGGAGTATGCTACAGGAACAAACAAATCATATTCGTTGCCAAGTCAAAACTTATCCCGATTAAAAACTACGCCCATTAAGCATAACTATAGCCCTATTACCTTTCATACACCTTTTGCGCACGTAAAATTTGATAAGGAAAAAACTCGTTCACTGTTACCATCAAAGAGTTTTTTCAACGACCTAACGACTGCACTTAGGGAAAATGGCGTTAAAAAACTGAGCGCTCGGCAATTAACGAAATCTTTAGAAGATTTGCAGTCACAATTAACGTTATCAACAGCACAAGAGATACTACTCCGCTGGCTGATAATGAAGTCTAAAACATGTAAGCCATCTAGCATAAGAACCTACCACTCAACATTGTCACGAAAGTGGTTGTATTTTTCAGAGAAATATCAATTGGAGGATATTGATAATGAAGATCTTTTAGATTTATACCAAACACTTATAAATAATACCGTCAGACGAAAGCAAAAAGATTTATTGTCAGATCGGCTTAACGACTTTCATTCCTTTGCAGTTAGAGAGTTTAATCTCCCATTGCTCAATGAGCCGATTCATATGGGTAAACAGGAAAAGTCTCATACTAGCGCAGGATTTGTGGACGAAACATTATTTAGAGGGTTACTAAATACAATAAACAATATTATTGATTTAGACAATCAAGAAAAGTTAATCATTCAAGCCGTATTGATCATTAGTTACCGCTGCGGATTAAGGATTGGAGAGGTCACCAAACTTAGACTTAGAGATATTGAAACCTCTGCTACAGGATGGCTTGAAATCAGAGAAAATCAATATGGAAACAATAAAAGCAATGCAGCACTGAGAAAAGTTCCTCTATTCCCACTGTTGCTAGAACTAGAAAAGAATATTGTTAGACAAGTCCTTCACAATACTAGGGCTGCCAATATTAATCGCACGGATTCCGCACTGGCATTTGGCATTGGGGTCAACAAAGACGAATTAATTGATAAAACTCATTTATCAAGGTTTACGAGTACCACGCTTAGAGAACTCTCGGGTCTTGAGCACTTCGTTTTTCACCATCTCAGACACAGTGCGATATCTAGATTACAGCTCATGATTGAGCTTGATAATCCACAAGAATTACTCCCTGAAGCCGTCCCGTATTCAAAAACTGAGATTGATAGAATCATCCATTTGATTATAGGAGGCACGATACGTAACCAATATTATGCTATTGCGGCATTTAACGGTCATGGAAGCCCTGAAGTTTGCTTTTCTCACTATTTTCACTTTTGTGACATCATCCTAGGGCACCAGCTATCCAAGATGAAACTCACTGCAACACAAAAGCAAATAAAATTGATGGGACTAGGTTCAAGGAGAGGCATAAGGCAACTGCTTTTATCACAGTCTGACAACCAAACCGTTTCAATAAAACTTTTTCTCCCATACCTCATTCAAAGGCTAAAAATTCAAGATATTACTCAAACAAGTGCTTTGCCACACAATCATTCTAGTGGTGAAATTAAACTCAATAATACCAAGCAAAAAACTGTATCAATAAGCACCTGCTATGCCGTACTCCAGCATATTCATCATGGCATTGAACCCACTGAGGTGTGTCATAAATTCCAGATAGAGCAAGAAACAGTTCAAAAATGGTATGCCAATGCGATGGCACTCCGTCAGTTAATGACAAAATATAAAAAACCTCGTTTAAGATTTGTCGAAGGTTCATTTTTACCAGCAAAGCCAACTGAAAAAAATGAAAGCAAGTGGCTTTCAAAATTAATATCTAAATCAAGGGTTCAATTTAGTGAAGATAGAGAAAATATTATTCAGGCAATTAAGTATTGTTTAGATAATACGAGTAGCAGCAGAAGCGGCGTTTACTTTAATTCTCCTGAAGACCTCTCACAATTTATCAGTGCTTTTTCATTTGCCATCCCAAAAAGCAAATGGCGTATCGTTACATTATTACTGGAGCATTCACCTCAAAAAAAGCAGTGGTCATCAGCTTTTTCTGGTATTGATACTGTCGTAGGGAAAATAGCTTCTCCAAAGGGTAGGAAAGGTAGAGGAGCTGTAAGATTAGAGCTTAAACATTCGAATGAGAAACACATGATAAAAAAACACCAGCAAAAATACTCATCGAGCGCCCTGCTTTATTTCATACATATGGTCAGCATAATGATGTGGAATGCCCCAATTCAAGAGAACTCCTTTATAAAAGGAGAAAATAAGTAA